From the genome of Deltaproteobacteria bacterium:
CGATAGACCCGCTGCCGAGCCCGGCATATTCATCATAATCAACAATATACTCATCGATCATGACGGCATTTTTTGAGAAGCACCACGCCGAGGAATGCCGATATGCCGGCATAAGCCGTTCCACTATCCGGTGGTAAAACTGCTCCTCTTTCCGGTAATCGACCTGCCCGAATTTTTCACGGACTTGCTGCCGGGTCGAATCTGAAACCATCAGGGGGTAGTACGTGATCTGATCTATCCCTATATCCAGCAGGATATCCATATCCCTGTCTAACATGGTCATGGTCTGGGACGGGAAATTGAACATCATGTCCGCGTTAAGGGTATCAAAATGCCCCAGAGTCTGCGATAACCGTTGGGCTACGATCTCACCGCTCCCGTACTTTTCGTATCGATCCATATTCCGAAGCAGTTGATCGTCAAAGCTCTGCACTCCAACGGAAAGCCGGTTTACACCGGCGCGCTTAAGAACAGCGATGTTTTCTTCTGTCAGATGGTTTGGATTGGTTTCGACAGAGATTTGCCGGATCGAAAAACACTGTCCGGCAAGCTCCAGTGTTTCCTCAAGTTCCTCAATCAGGATTGTGGGCGTTCCTCCTCCCACGTAGATACCGCCGAAATCATACCCCTTATCTTTATAAAGCATGATCTCGCCTCTGAGGGCTTTGAAATAGTCATGGCAAAGGGCGCTGTCAAAGACCACGCGGTGGAAGGAACAGTACGGACAGAGTTTTTCGCAGAAGGGGATGTGGATATACAAAAGGGGCAATTTCTTCGAGTCGCCGGAATTTATTTTCGGTGACCCTCCGTTTTCAAATTGCATTAGTCTGGCAAATTCCTGCTTTGCCTTTCTCGTGATGATGGCATTTATCAAGGCTGCGCTCTTTTTACGTTGATGATTTTCAAAGGTTGAACAATGCCGGGAAGCTAACAGACATCCATAAAATTATCAAGGGTATTTGAAGATCGCAAGCCTCTTGAAATAATAGATAAGGGGTGCTATAGGATTATCTGAAACAAACTTTTTAGGGGAAAATAATGTCAAAGGTAAAAGTTTTAACCCTCTGGAACAATGAGGGAATCAATGAAGAGCAAACCCTCGTTCTGAGGAAACTTTGTAGAGATATACCGGTTCCGTTTGATGAAAAAACAAAAAGAGAGATTAAGACTCTCATCGATGCCTTCCTTGCACTGGATGATGCCGCAGGTCTGGCGGCGCCGCAGATCGGTATCACTAAAAGAATAATAATTTTCAGGAACAAGGGTTTTGACGAGAAGGGCTGGTCAAAAACTGAAGACGACTATGACCTTTTGGTCAACCCACGGATAACTCAGGCACGGGGAGAAATGGTGACGATGGCCGAGGGATGTCTCTCGTGCCCGGAAATCCAGGTCGAAGTCAGCAGATTTCCTGAGATCAAGGTTAGGGCGTATGATGTCAACGGCCGTAAAATAAACAAACGCTATGCGGATTACCCTGCCCGTGTTGCACAGCATGAAATTGATCATCTTGAGGGCAGGTTGATCATTGATTATGAAGGCGCACGGATCGTTCCGAAACAGAAACAAGATTTTTTTGAAAGGACATTTAACAAAATAAAAGCAGATGCCGGTAACGGGATTTCCCGGAATATTTTTGGGTCATCCGGTTAATGCGTACTTTCAAGTTTAAAAGGTAAGAAATTAAGGACTGGCATATCTCGCTAAAACCTACCTATACGTAAAAGTACAAGTTTGAAAAATCAAATAATAACCATTTGTAGTGTTTGAACTCGTACAAGACGATCTCACCCTGAGAATGTTTGTTGTCTGATCAAGGAGAAATGAAGAAAAAACGCTTATCTGGTTGACAACCTGTTTCAATAACAGAATTGATGAACATTAGATATGTTTTGTCGGGGGCTTGATTTTCTTTTTTCCCAATAAAGGCAGCAGACAACGGAGGGCTTCGTTGACCGCATCGGAATCAGGAAAATACTTCTTCACATCCGGCTCCAGATAAACAGGTAGATTCAATTGAATATCCTGCCTGTAAAATTTACCCCTCTCTCCCTTTGCAAAATTATACCGCAATACCCATTCCTCTACAATACAACGTCTTGTTTAAATCAATCAGCCGAAAGCATCATAACTTACTCCTAGATCATAATATAACCGAAGAGAGAGAACAAGATAAATATAACCGCTTGATCGGTAGGCCGGACTTTCCAGTCCGGAAGGCATCAACTGTTTGTTTTTATAGAGAACTTTATTATGGTTCGTCCGGTTGATGCGTACTTTTGAGTTGATAATCTGTTGAATTGAGCCTTGACTGAATTCACGAGTCAAGTATACGGGACTTTAGGAAATGTTAAGAATTATGAATTGAAAGGAACACAAGGTATACCGTGGGTACGATCCGATGCAGTGATTGGCTCGACGCTGTCATCTTTTGACCTTAAATCAATGTCGCCGCATTACTGATTTTCGCGTCCCCACCCATGCTCGTCGAGTCGAAACTCCAGTTCGGAAAGCATATTTTGATGCATTGCATAATCTTTTTGAATATCTTCATATTCCAGACGTACTTGATGGTACTCCATTTGCGCTTGTTCTAACTCTCTCATGTATACAGGAATTTGCTCTAACTTTCCAGAATCATTGTCCTTTGAAGTAGACAAACGTTCTTTGATGACGGCCTGCTTCTGCTGCAAAAATTCTAACTTTTCTTGTAGATA
Proteins encoded in this window:
- the def gene encoding peptide deformylase, with the translated sequence MSKVKVLTLWNNEGINEEQTLVLRKLCRDIPVPFDEKTKREIKTLIDAFLALDDAAGLAAPQIGITKRIIIFRNKGFDEKGWSKTEDDYDLLVNPRITQARGEMVTMAEGCLSCPEIQVEVSRFPEIKVRAYDVNGRKINKRYADYPARVAQHEIDHLEGRLIIDYEGARIVPKQKQDFFERTFNKIKADAGNGISRNIFGSSG
- a CDS encoding coproporphyrinogen III oxidase family protein — translated: MINAIITRKAKQEFARLMQFENGGSPKINSGDSKKLPLLYIHIPFCEKLCPYCSFHRVVFDSALCHDYFKALRGEIMLYKDKGYDFGGIYVGGGTPTILIEELEETLELAGQCFSIRQISVETNPNHLTEENIAVLKRAGVNRLSVGVQSFDDQLLRNMDRYEKYGSGEIVAQRLSQTLGHFDTLNADMMFNFPSQTMTMLDRDMDILLDIGIDQITYYPLMVSDSTRQQVREKFGQVDYRKEEQFYHRIVERLMPAYRHSSAWCFSKNAVMIDEYIVDYDEYAGLGSGSIGYLNGTCYANTFNIAEYITRVNRGEIPIMAFRGFRPEDQLRYDFLMKLFGMKMDIPASQKKYGGIFYRALWFNILAFSLAGALHYRPPYFHLTKRGCYLWVIMMREFFIAVNNFRDFCRQR